In Anaerolineales bacterium, one DNA window encodes the following:
- the dinB gene encoding DNA polymerase IV, translating into MPRTILHLDLDAFYCSVEEIQNPALRGKPFAVGGRPDERGVVASCSYAARALGVRSAMPMSRALLLCRNLIIVAGRHKLYGEYSEKVMGKLRDLTPLVEQISIDEAFLDISDISQAPARLALDLQTAIRTGLHLPSSIGIASNKLVAKIATEVGKKSNKKKDEPPFGLTIVPAGDEAKFLAPLPADMLWGVGPKTSTRLSELGIHTIGDIAGWPQKELIRLFGENGRDLWRHANGIDNRPIVTEYETKSVSQETTFSVDIRDEKTLEKTLREQARDVAHQLRKSDLVGKTVKLKIRWSDFTTLTRQVTLPTSTDNEDEIFRTAVRLMKTVRAQNQAVRLIGVGVGGIGSPVRQLSLWDAGSEKSRKLQEVVDQLQEKYGKSVIRKGE; encoded by the coding sequence ATGCCACGCACCATCCTGCACCTTGACCTGGACGCCTTTTACTGCTCGGTGGAAGAAATCCAAAACCCTGCATTACGCGGCAAGCCTTTTGCCGTGGGAGGCAGGCCCGACGAACGCGGCGTTGTTGCCTCGTGTTCGTACGCCGCGCGCGCACTTGGCGTCCGCAGTGCAATGCCCATGTCCCGCGCATTGCTACTTTGCAGGAATCTTATTATTGTAGCGGGGCGGCACAAATTGTACGGTGAGTACTCGGAAAAAGTGATGGGAAAACTGCGGGATCTGACCCCGCTCGTGGAGCAGATTTCCATAGATGAAGCCTTTCTTGACATCTCGGATATTTCCCAAGCCCCCGCCCGGCTCGCCCTCGACTTGCAAACTGCCATCCGAACCGGGCTGCATCTCCCCTCATCCATCGGCATCGCGTCCAACAAACTCGTGGCAAAGATAGCCACCGAGGTTGGGAAAAAGTCGAACAAAAAGAAGGATGAGCCACCGTTCGGTCTAACCATCGTGCCCGCAGGTGACGAAGCCAAATTCCTTGCGCCCCTTCCCGCGGACATGCTTTGGGGTGTGGGACCGAAAACATCCACGCGGCTATCCGAACTTGGCATCCACACCATTGGCGACATCGCCGGCTGGCCCCAAAAAGAATTGATTCGCTTGTTCGGCGAAAACGGACGCGACCTGTGGCGGCACGCCAATGGCATCGACAACCGTCCCATCGTGACGGAATACGAGACCAAATCGGTGAGTCAGGAAACCACCTTTAGCGTGGATATTCGCGATGAAAAAACGCTCGAGAAAACCCTGCGCGAACAGGCCAGAGATGTGGCGCATCAATTACGAAAGAGCGACCTTGTTGGAAAAACCGTCAAATTAAAGATTCGCTGGAGCGATTTCACCACGTTGACACGGCAAGTCACCCTGCCCACATCCACCGACAACGAAGATGAGATCTTCCGCACGGCAGTCAGGTTGATGAAAACCGTGCGGGCGCAGAATCAAGCCGTTCGGCTGATCGGAGTCGGCGTCGGTGGAATCGGAAGCCCGGTGCGTCAACTCAGCCTGTGGGACGCAGGAAGCGAAAAATCCCGCAAGTTGCAAGAGGTTGTGGATCAGTTACAGGAAAAGTACGGGAAGAGTGTCATCCGAAAAGGGGAGTAA
- a CDS encoding YafY family protein has translation MANTATRLITLIFLLQNQPNQKASELAEKLGVSLRTVHRYFEMLDEMGIPLYSERGPYGGFSLVRGYKMPPLVFTLEEAVAVVLGTGLVQELWGDLYRDPARGALAKLENLLPDEQVREVAWARNSLLATGMNRSDLKALTPTLEKLRRAIREHRSVSINYQSNQVPQPTQRELDPYALVHRWGWWYVVGFCQLRDEVRTFRVDRILEIRLSDSTFNVPAEFDLQAHLKKELQAQPQIKARLKVDADATWLFKGNQSYWESIEEQADGSLIVTFSAPALEWAASSTLAYGPAVEVLEPAELRSMVTEWIEATVGKYRS, from the coding sequence ATGGCAAACACTGCCACCCGCCTTATCACGCTTATCTTCCTTCTGCAAAACCAACCAAACCAAAAGGCTTCGGAATTGGCAGAGAAACTCGGCGTCTCGCTGCGAACCGTCCACCGCTATTTCGAGATGCTGGACGAGATGGGCATCCCGCTTTACTCCGAGCGCGGACCGTACGGCGGCTTCTCGCTCGTGCGCGGATACAAAATGCCGCCGCTGGTCTTCACGCTGGAAGAAGCCGTTGCGGTGGTATTGGGAACCGGCTTGGTGCAGGAATTGTGGGGCGATCTGTACCGCGATCCCGCGCGGGGCGCGTTGGCAAAATTGGAAAATCTGCTGCCCGACGAGCAAGTCCGCGAGGTAGCTTGGGCGCGGAACTCGTTGCTCGCCACGGGCATGAATCGCTCAGACCTCAAAGCGTTGACGCCGACGCTGGAGAAATTGCGCCGCGCCATCCGCGAACACCGCAGCGTGAGCATCAACTACCAGAGTAATCAGGTTCCCCAGCCCACCCAGCGCGAACTCGACCCGTATGCGCTTGTCCATCGTTGGGGCTGGTGGTACGTCGTCGGATTCTGCCAGCTTCGGGACGAAGTCCGCACCTTTCGGGTGGATCGCATCTTGGAGATCCGTTTGTCCGACTCCACATTCAATGTTCCAGCCGAATTCGATCTGCAAGCCCATCTGAAGAAAGAGTTGCAAGCACAGCCGCAGATCAAAGCCAGGCTGAAAGTGGATGCCGACGCGACATGGCTCTTCAAGGGCAATCAGTCGTATTGGGAAAGCATCGAAGAGCAGGCGGATGGTTCGTTGATCGTAACGTTTTCCGCACCCGCGCTGGAATGGGCGGCCAGCAGCACGCTGGCGTATGGTCCCGCCGTGGAGGTATTGGAGCCTGCCGAGTTGAGGTCAATGGTCACAGAGTGGATCGAAGCAACTGTAGGGAAATACAGATCATGA
- a CDS encoding ClbS/DfsB family four-helix bundle protein: MPKATTKQQLIEAAQTERAALEKLLATLTPEQMTQSTAADDWSAKDVLAHLIEWEGMVLKWYETGAKGKIPAVPSDEYNWGQLPQLNHAIYLKHRNRSLAEIQKEFKSSYKKIMKVIESIPEKELFTRGQYSWTRNNLLAAYFNSATAAHYRWARGEIRKKVKK, from the coding sequence ATGCCAAAAGCAACGACGAAACAACAACTGATCGAGGCTGCGCAGACCGAACGCGCTGCGCTGGAAAAACTACTTGCCACACTGACACCTGAGCAAATGACCCAATCCACAGCCGCTGACGACTGGTCTGCCAAGGACGTGCTGGCGCATCTCATCGAGTGGGAAGGGATGGTATTGAAATGGTACGAGACGGGAGCGAAGGGCAAAATTCCAGCCGTGCCTTCAGATGAATACAACTGGGGACAACTGCCGCAACTCAACCACGCCATCTATCTCAAGCACCGCAACAGGTCGCTGGCGGAGATTCAAAAGGAGTTCAAGTCTTCCTACAAGAAGATCATGAAGGTCATCGAGTCCATTCCCGAAAAGGAACTCTTCACCCGCGGTCAATACTCGTGGACGAGGAACAACCTGCTGGCGGCGTATTTTAACTCGGCAACAGCGGCACATTATCGCTGGGCACGGGGGGAGATTCGGAAGAAGGTGAAGAAGTAG
- a CDS encoding NBR1-Ig-like domain-containing protein: MKLVSRCMSVLLLLALMFTLAPGGTSTVSAATCYWAQFIADVTIPDGTNFAPGTAFKKTWRLKNIGTCAWNSNDVSLIFDSGERMGAPASVALPTMVNPGQTVDITVDMTAPSSAGHYFGYYKFKSNSGGVFGIGSTANRSFWVEIRVSSSSGTGYDFTANAASASWSSGAGALSFPGTDGSASGFVLKQDNPKLESGVTSAQAGLLFAPNNVNNGYVQGVYPAFRVQNGDRFQATIGCEHGATNCYVAYRLDYQIGSGAVRTFWTFREKYEGWTYNVNLNLNSLAGQDVKFILVTSAYGSPVGDRALWVNPIISRAGATPPTAIPPTVTGTPPTPTPTKSITPFPAACDRAQFIADVTVKDGTAFAPGISFSKTWRLKNIGTCTWSNYSLIFDSGEKMGGPDSALIPTSVAPGQTVDITIQLTSPTTAGTYRGYWKLKNNNGIPFGIGAGGTKSFWVEIKVTGTGINPGTATHTTTPGTPVTPATPVAGTSYDFVANVCAATWFTGAGQQPCPGTEGDAKGFVLIRNPSKLENGTNDSRTGLLTHPQNINNGYIQGIYPVYTVKAGDKFRATVNCEHNATSCYVVFRLDYALDGSSTIQTFWAFVERYEGQVYNADIDLTPLVGKNVKFILTVLATGSPVGDRALWVAPIIHNAGSVAPTATPTMTATPTVTATPTVTPTIPSATYKFDFGTASSPLAAGFTRIHGMSVYSSGIAGWVDAAGLESRDRTAPADDLTRDFVTHASAARTFKVDLPNGTYSVSVTMGDNDYAHDNMVVKANGTTVLADVNNAAGGFSVSNFVVTVTAGSLSLEFSDAGGADPSWVVNGLTITTPPTP; this comes from the coding sequence ATGAAACTTGTATCACGATGTATGTCGGTATTGCTCCTGCTCGCGCTGATGTTCACCCTTGCGCCGGGCGGGACATCCACCGTGAGTGCTGCGACCTGTTACTGGGCGCAGTTCATCGCGGATGTGACGATTCCAGACGGTACCAACTTCGCGCCCGGCACGGCTTTTAAGAAGACTTGGCGCTTGAAGAACATCGGCACCTGCGCATGGAACAGCAACGATGTTTCACTGATCTTTGACAGCGGTGAAAGGATGGGCGCACCCGCTTCCGTTGCCCTGCCGACGATGGTCAACCCGGGCCAGACCGTGGATATTACCGTGGATATGACCGCGCCAAGTTCCGCCGGGCATTATTTTGGATACTATAAATTCAAGAGCAACTCCGGCGGTGTCTTTGGGATTGGCAGCACTGCGAACAGATCCTTCTGGGTCGAGATCAGAGTTTCGTCCTCCTCCGGCACGGGGTATGACTTTACCGCAAACGCCGCATCTGCCTCATGGTCGAGCGGTGCAGGCGCATTGTCCTTCCCCGGAACGGACGGAAGCGCCAGTGGCTTTGTGTTAAAGCAGGATAACCCCAAACTTGAAAGCGGTGTGACATCCGCCCAGGCAGGGTTGTTGTTTGCTCCGAATAATGTAAACAATGGTTATGTTCAGGGCGTCTATCCCGCTTTCCGGGTCCAAAACGGTGACCGCTTTCAGGCGACCATAGGTTGTGAACATGGCGCCACAAATTGTTACGTTGCCTATCGCCTCGATTATCAGATCGGCAGCGGCGCAGTCAGGACCTTCTGGACCTTCCGTGAAAAATACGAAGGCTGGACCTACAATGTCAACCTTAACTTGAATTCCCTTGCAGGGCAGGATGTTAAGTTCATCCTTGTCACTTCTGCATATGGTTCACCGGTCGGGGATCGCGCGTTATGGGTTAATCCCATCATCTCCCGCGCCGGCGCCACGCCCCCAACAGCCATTCCACCGACAGTAACGGGCACACCTCCGACGCCAACCCCGACCAAGTCCATTACCCCATTCCCCGCCGCCTGTGACCGCGCACAGTTCATTGCAGATGTCACTGTGAAGGATGGTACGGCTTTTGCGCCGGGCATCAGTTTCAGCAAGACCTGGCGCTTGAAGAACATCGGCACCTGTACATGGTCGAACTACAGCCTGATCTTCGACAGCGGCGAAAAGATGGGCGGACCCGATTCCGCACTCATCCCGACATCGGTGGCACCCGGTCAAACTGTGGATATCACTATCCAGTTGACTTCACCGACCACGGCGGGAACCTATCGCGGCTACTGGAAACTAAAGAACAACAACGGCATCCCGTTTGGCATTGGTGCCGGCGGCACAAAATCCTTCTGGGTCGAGATCAAAGTTACAGGTACCGGCATCAATCCCGGAACGGCTACGCATACGACCACACCCGGCACACCCGTCACTCCCGCCACGCCCGTTGCAGGCACAAGCTATGACTTTGTTGCAAACGTCTGCGCGGCGACTTGGTTCACTGGCGCGGGCCAGCAGCCATGCCCCGGCACGGAGGGCGACGCGAAAGGTTTCGTACTCATCAGGAATCCATCCAAATTGGAGAACGGGACAAACGACAGTCGTACCGGTCTGCTCACCCATCCGCAGAATATCAACAACGGTTACATCCAAGGCATTTACCCGGTCTATACCGTCAAGGCTGGCGATAAATTCCGCGCCACTGTCAACTGTGAACATAACGCCACCAGCTGTTATGTTGTCTTCCGCCTGGATTACGCATTGGACGGCAGTTCGACCATCCAGACCTTTTGGGCCTTCGTCGAACGGTATGAAGGCCAAGTCTATAATGCCGATATTGACCTCACCCCGCTTGTCGGAAAGAATGTGAAATTTATACTTACCGTGCTGGCTACCGGTTCACCGGTGGGGGATCGCGCTCTCTGGGTGGCACCGATCATCCATAACGCCGGGTCCGTTGCCCCGACAGCAACCCCAACGATGACCGCCACACCCACGGTGACTGCCACACCCACGGTGACACCTACCATCCCTTCTGCAACCTACAAGTTTGATTTTGGCACTGCATCGTCTCCTCTCGCCGCAGGATTCACCCGAATCCATGGGATGTCGGTTTACTCTTCCGGTATCGCTGGATGGGTGGATGCGGCCGGACTCGAATCAAGGGATAGAACTGCTCCAGCAGATGATCTGACTCGCGATTTCGTCACACATGCGTCTGCGGCGCGAACATTCAAGGTGGACCTGCCCAACGGCACCTATTCCGTCAGTGTTACGATGGGCGACAATGACTATGCCCACGATAACATGGTGGTAAAGGCAAACGGCACGACCGTGCTGGCTGATGTGAACAATGCCGCCGGAGGTTTTTCTGTCAGCAACTTTGTTGTGACAGTCACCGCTGGCTCCCTGTCTCTTGAATTTTCGGATGCCGGAGGGGCCGACCCATCCTGGGTTGTAAACGGTCTGACCATAACGACTCCACCCACCCCATAA